In the genome of Flavobacterium panacagri, one region contains:
- a CDS encoding efflux transporter outer membrane subunit encodes MTNSSNKYILMVITAALISACSVTKKYERPTTLKTDQLYRDQSSTDSTTIADMPWQSVFKDEKLNALIQKGLDQNLNLKNAIENIVQARASLRQSKLAYYPTLQLDASATHNKQSQAGLNFPAGININTLTTTYKLGASTSWELDVWGKLSSSKRAALATYLATDAAKQAVQTQLISDIANNYFMLLAYDKSLKITQETLESRIKNVETIKALKEGAIVTGAAVVQSEANQHAAEVLIPDLKQNIRETENALNILLGQAPGPIDRGELGTQIIPENIALGMPAQLLNNRPDVRQAEFNFRVAFESTNLAKTYFYPSLTLTASTGFSNLELKDFFSNSIFYSIIGGLTQPIFNQGLNKMRLTTAQSQQLQAYNNFQQTLLVAGQEVSNALYSYEMAVEKEDSRQKQIEALEKAVDFTQQLLEYSSATNYTDVLTSEQNLLSAQLSGINDNLQKLQAVVNLYRALGGGWK; translated from the coding sequence TGATCAATCTTCTACAGATTCGACTACAATTGCTGATATGCCTTGGCAGAGTGTTTTTAAAGATGAAAAATTGAACGCATTAATTCAAAAAGGTTTAGATCAAAATCTGAATCTGAAAAATGCGATAGAGAATATTGTACAAGCTCGTGCTTCTCTGCGTCAGAGCAAATTAGCTTATTATCCAACTTTACAATTGGATGCAAGTGCTACTCATAACAAGCAGTCTCAAGCAGGACTTAACTTTCCTGCGGGAATTAATATCAATACTTTGACTACCACTTATAAATTGGGTGCAAGTACGTCTTGGGAACTTGATGTTTGGGGAAAATTAAGCAGTTCCAAAAGAGCGGCCTTAGCAACTTATCTAGCAACCGATGCTGCAAAACAAGCTGTTCAAACACAATTGATTTCAGATATTGCGAATAATTATTTTATGTTATTGGCTTATGATAAATCATTGAAAATTACGCAGGAGACTTTGGAAAGCCGTATCAAAAATGTGGAGACAATTAAAGCTTTAAAAGAAGGTGCTATTGTTACAGGAGCTGCAGTTGTTCAGAGTGAAGCTAATCAACATGCTGCAGAAGTTTTGATTCCAGATTTGAAACAGAATATCCGCGAAACAGAAAATGCTTTGAATATTTTGTTAGGACAAGCACCAGGGCCAATTGATAGAGGAGAGTTAGGAACTCAAATTATTCCTGAAAATATTGCTCTTGGTATGCCTGCTCAATTATTAAACAATCGTCCTGATGTTCGTCAAGCGGAATTTAATTTTAGAGTTGCTTTTGAATCTACCAACTTGGCGAAAACCTATTTTTATCCAAGTTTGACGCTTACTGCTAGTACAGGTTTTTCTAATTTAGAATTGAAAGACTTTTTCAGTAACTCTATTTTTTATTCGATAATTGGAGGTTTAACGCAACCAATTTTTAATCAAGGATTGAATAAAATGAGATTGACAACAGCTCAGTCACAACAATTACAAGCGTATAATAATTTCCAGCAGACTTTATTAGTAGCAGGTCAGGAAGTTTCAAATGCTTTGTATTCTTATGAAATGGCAGTTGAAAAAGAAGATTCAAGACAAAAACAGATTGAAGCCTTAGAAAAAGCAGTTGATTTTACGCAACAGCTTTTGGAATATAGTTCAGCTACTAATTATACAGACGTATTGACTTCAGAGCAAAATCTTTTGTCTGCGCAATTGAGCGGTATAAATGATAATCTGCAAAAGTTACAGGCTGTTGTAAATTTATACAGAGCTTTAGGTGGAGGCTGGAAGTAA